Proteins encoded in a region of the Candidatus Hydrogenedentota bacterium genome:
- a CDS encoding M48 family metallopeptidase has product MFELIRANRRKSAVLIFLMLLVLLIVGALIGMIAFPVTESYMVGSFRFIIPMGALIGMAVSFLIWGVQALVAFSGGDSVLMAVAGAKQIRKQDHPQLFNVVEEMAIAAQLPAVPKVYIIEDMSLNAFAAGRSPEHAAVAITQGLLAKLNRDQLQGVIAHEIAHIANRDILFMTFATIMLGSIVLITELFLLTMRFSTHAAYNSSRFSTRKSKDNGALLLITLVLLLFAWILSIIAPLMAQLLYFACSRQREYLADAGGAVYTRYPEGLASALEVIAGNPGQKESTSKVLAPLYIINPLEAREASLSSLTSTHPPIAKRIRILRAMGGVTSYQSYAAAAKMEGNLNDIHMPAAAFATPTATAGMVSGAAAHRAATGGLPQTAPQTASPPPTPKTSEPTPRQRYREAADLVRSVNGFLFLSCTCGLKAKIPPTYKKSQVQCPRCGKIYPLQ; this is encoded by the coding sequence ATGTTTGAACTGATACGTGCGAACCGGCGGAAATCCGCTGTACTCATCTTTTTAATGTTACTTGTCCTGCTTATTGTAGGCGCCCTCATTGGAATGATCGCTTTCCCCGTCACCGAATCCTATATGGTCGGGAGTTTCCGGTTCATCATTCCTATGGGCGCGTTGATCGGGATGGCGGTAAGTTTTCTAATTTGGGGCGTCCAAGCCCTTGTCGCTTTTTCAGGCGGTGACAGCGTTCTTATGGCCGTTGCGGGGGCAAAACAGATTCGAAAACAAGATCATCCCCAACTCTTTAATGTGGTGGAGGAAATGGCGATTGCGGCACAACTGCCAGCCGTACCCAAAGTGTATATCATCGAAGACATGTCCTTAAATGCCTTTGCCGCAGGGCGCAGCCCGGAACACGCTGCCGTCGCCATCACCCAAGGGCTGCTTGCTAAATTAAATCGTGATCAACTGCAAGGTGTTATTGCGCACGAAATCGCCCACATTGCCAACCGCGACATCCTTTTCATGACCTTTGCCACAATCATGCTGGGATCCATCGTATTGATCACCGAATTATTTTTGCTCACCATGCGCTTTTCCACCCACGCCGCCTATAATTCCAGCCGCTTCAGTACGCGCAAATCAAAAGATAATGGCGCCCTATTATTGATTACCCTTGTCCTATTGCTCTTCGCTTGGATACTCTCCATTATCGCGCCCCTTATGGCTCAATTGCTCTATTTTGCCTGTTCCCGTCAACGTGAATATTTGGCAGACGCCGGCGGCGCTGTCTATACACGCTATCCCGAAGGCTTGGCGAGTGCACTGGAAGTAATCGCCGGCAACCCCGGTCAAAAAGAGTCAACGAGCAAGGTCTTAGCGCCCTTATATATCATTAATCCTCTGGAGGCGCGGGAAGCCAGTTTAAGTTCCCTAACGAGTACCCATCCTCCTATAGCGAAACGTATACGGATTTTACGTGCCATGGGCGGTGTTACTTCCTATCAATCCTATGCGGCAGCGGCAAAGATGGAAGGTAACTTGAACGATATTCATATGCCCGCCGCTGCCTTCGCAACGCCGACAGCAACGGCAGGCATGGTATCGGGTGCCGCTGCTCACCGCGCCGCGACCGGTGGTCTTCCCCAAACAGCTCCACAGACTGCTTCGCCGCCGCCTACACCTAAAACATCTGAACCGACACCAAGGCAACGGTATCGTGAAGCTGCTGATCTCGTCCGTTCCGTCAATGGGTTTCTTTTCTTAAGTTGTACATGCGGCTTGAAAGCGAAAATCCCCCCCACTTACAAAAAATCACAGGTTCAATGTCCCCGCTGCGGAAAGATTTATCCCTTGCAGTAA
- a CDS encoding LemA family protein produces MSSFLVGVLVIGAIAFVVLIWMIGAYNTLIRLRNAVKNAWSQIDVQLKRRHDLIPNLIETAKGYMQHERETLESVVSARNLAQSASAKGASVAEQGGLESGLNKALSNFFVVVERYPDLKANQNFLALQEELSSTENRISFARQAFNDSVMVANNRIEMFPTNIVAGLFNFKKESFFEIETAEREVPKVSFS; encoded by the coding sequence ATGAGCAGCTTTTTAGTTGGAGTACTTGTAATTGGCGCAATCGCCTTCGTGGTCTTGATTTGGATGATCGGCGCTTATAACACCTTGATACGCTTGCGGAATGCGGTAAAAAATGCATGGTCACAAATTGATGTTCAGCTCAAGCGCCGCCACGACTTGATCCCCAATCTGATTGAAACCGCGAAGGGATATATGCAGCATGAACGTGAAACCTTGGAAAGCGTTGTGAGTGCTCGCAATCTTGCCCAGAGCGCTTCAGCAAAAGGAGCGAGCGTGGCAGAACAGGGCGGGTTGGAAAGCGGACTGAACAAAGCGTTGAGTAATTTTTTTGTGGTTGTGGAACGTTACCCGGACTTGAAAGCGAATCAAAATTTCCTTGCGTTGCAGGAAGAACTGAGCTCCACAGAAAATCGGATTAGTTTTGCACGACAAGCCTTTAATGATTCGGTTATGGTCGCCAACAATCGCATTGAAATGTTCCCTACGAACATCGTGGCGGGACTTTTTAATTTTAAGAAAGAAAGTTTCTTTGAAATTGAAACTGCGGAACGTGAGGTTCCCAAAGTCTCCTTCTCTTAA